A stretch of DNA from Brachyhypopomus gauderio isolate BG-103 chromosome 7, BGAUD_0.2, whole genome shotgun sequence:
gtgtgtgtgtgtgtgtgttttcaaaactactgttgtgtgtttatgtgtgagcATCAGCCTAGTGCAGTCAAGTGCAgtcgtgtgtgtgggtttgtgtgtgtgtgtgtgttagtgggttTGCTACACAACATTTATTTGCATTGGTTTGCATTGGTTTGCTATACAACATTTCAGTTCACTGCAGAGAGTCAAGCCAAGGTGTGTAAGAATCCTGCTGGAAGAGATTTCCTTCATTAATGGTGAACTTTGTGTGGTAGGTACTCCAACACTTGACACTTGTGTGCGGTGTTCCTTCATATGTCTGCAGTGCaacgaaagaaaaaaaaagagaatagAACAGCACCTGGGTAACGGCTTTAGTCTTTCTTCACATATGCAGAATGCATTACATCATTCCTGTGGAATGTAAAGGTAAACAAAAGACCTGGCACATCCAGGTGTGGTCgaggtgtgtggtgaggcaGCTCCCAGGTGTCGAATGATGTGTGGTGACTCTGTGCAGGAAAAACTGTGCAGTTAATGTGTGTAGACTAAGCTCCACCTAAAGGCACGTAATTGATCTAATCGTAGAGTTTAGGAGAGcagttacacatacacacaaatgaaGGATAATGGTGGATATGAGTCGCTGAAATGTCAGTTAATTTCATGCTAGATAATGGCAAAGAATATGCTTTAGTTATAACTCTAGTTTTATAGTCTTAATTTTCTGCAAGTCTAACGAGAAACACCAAGACTGCACAGATGAGCTCGGATCGCTCACTGTACGGTAGGTGGCGCTACGCTCATGAAGTTCCCAATGAAACGTTGTTGGGTCACTAGACGAAGTAGGAAGGAGAAACATGGCGGTCCCTCAAAAAAACGCGAAACCTGGAAAACCTCCCGGCAAAGAATCGCAACCTTTAATAATACCCAAAACACCAGCGGAGGAGCAGCGGCTCAAACTGGAGAGACTAATGCGAAACCCAGTGAGTGTTGAGCGTGAAATAACCGAGCCGAGTCGAACCCTTCAGAGCTATCACAGCTAACAAGCTACTTGTCCCAAACTGCTCAGGTTCTGAGCAGTGAAACAGGGTTTCAGACCCACGACcctctaatgtgtgtgtgtgtgttgcaggacaAGGCTGCGCCGGTGCCCGAACGCCCCAAAGAATGGAACCCACGCGCACCTCCCGAGTTCGTGCGCGACGTCATGGGTACGTTCTGCTGCGCGAGCGCTGGCTAATAAACAATGCTATCTAGCTATGCTAGGCTAGGTTCTAATTAATTATTCAGCTGTATGGCTAGTTTTTTTAATGCACGACAAACAAACCCCTCAATTCTTATCTTCTGGGGTTGTATACATCCAAATGTATGTATTTGAAATAAATTGAAATTTGAAATAAACTAATGTGTTAAATGTGATGTGGGTGAATTGGAGTGCTGGTCAAAGTTATCTAGCTGCAGTCTTTGGGGTAATTTAGATTTCTTAAAGGAGCCATCAGTCATTTTATTGCCGAGAAGTagcaaaaaacattttttgaaaGTGATTGGTTTtacatttgtacattttcatTGCATCTACCATGTGCAGCCCAAATGAAATGAAGAATCATATTGCCTTGTAATCCCCCAGTGAACCTGTTTAAGCGGGCCATGTCTAAAATAGTACAGACTATCACACATCCAGCCCACTAGGGGTCAGTATAACGACTGGTCCGTAATATGAAACATCACTGGATACATACTCCTGTTCCTCCTTTAATCTAGGGGTTTCTGTGCATGTTTCTTGCCAGGCTCTAGTGCTGGAGCTGGCAGTGGGGAATTTCATGTGTATAGACACTTGAGACGACGTGAGTATCAAAGACAAGACTTCCTGGATCGGATGTCAGAGAAGGTAACGGGGCTTAAGTAAAGACACAGAGGAGTTTGTTCAGCTGGCATGCCTCAGTTTGAGGAGAACCCTTGGCATAGAGGAGAGGTTTAATTAGACTAGAAATTACAAATGGTGATTTCATAGCTGTGAATACAAAATCAAATCTGTGGTGTACTTATGATGAAGAACTGAGTTTAGCTAAGTTAAAGGGGCAAGTTATAGTAATAACTATAACAGTAATACTAATATAGTAATAACTATAATCGCTATATACTTTGAGTAAATGTATTCATACCACCCAGTGCTGATATGAGGTCAGCTTAGGTGAGCAGTTCACCTCATTTCAACTGCTTTCTTATCTTCTTCAGCAAAAAATGGATGAAGACTATCTTGAGAAAATAAAAGAGAATCAAAAAGCTGCCGAAGAAAGGACAGCCAAGCGGAGGAAGAAAAGGTAAAAT
This window harbors:
- the prkrip1 gene encoding PRKR-interacting protein 1 homolog — translated: MAVPQKNAKPGKPPGKESQPLIIPKTPAEEQRLKLERLMRNPDKAAPVPERPKEWNPRAPPEFVRDVMGSSAGAGSGEFHVYRHLRRREYQRQDFLDRMSEKQKMDEDYLEKIKENQKAAEERTAKRRKKRDKLKQKKMMVKKAKMESTKQADSDEEKESSSSASDKDSEMQEGEDDAEVPSFVMGRRRQ